In Zunongwangia sp. HGR-M22, the sequence GGGTATGTAATTCCTGAAGACGTTAGAGCAGTAGTTTACGATGTATTGCGCCACAGAATAGGAATTACCTATGAAGCTGAAGCCGAAAATATAACTTCTGAAGATATTATTGCTAAGATCGTAAACGAGATCGAAGTGCCGTAGGTATACAATTATCAATTGGCAATTATCAAAATCGTTTTGGTAATTGATTATTGTTATTTGTTTATTTAATTATATGGATACCAAAGAGTTACTTAAGAAAGTTCGTAAGATCGAGATAAAGACCCGTCGCCTTAGTGATCATATCTTTGGCGGGGAATATCATTCTACCTTTAAAGGAAGGGGAATGACGTTTAGTGAAGTACGAAAATACCAATTTGGTGATGATGTTCGTAGTATCGACTGGAATGTTACTGCAAAATATAACGAGCCTTTTGTAAAAGTTTTTGAAGAAGAACGAGAGCTAACCATGATGTTGGTGGTGGATGTTTCTGGATCTGAGTTTTTTGGGACTCAAAGTCAGTTTAAAAAAGAAGTGATTACTGAAATTGCGGCGACTTTGGCATTTTCAGCAACACAAAATAATGATAAGATCGGTTTGCTTATGTTTTCAGACCAGATCGAAAAATATATTCCACCTAAAAAAGGAAAATCTCACGTTCTAAGAATTATTCGAGAACTTATAGAATTTAAGCCCAAAAGCAAGAAAACCGATATTGGTAAAGGATTAAAATACCTTTCTAATGTAATGAAAAAGAAAGCGATTGTTTTTGTGCTTTCCGATTTTATGGGCGATGATTACCAACAAACGCTAAAAATTACCGGAAACAAGCACGATGTTACGGGAATACGGGTTTATGATCAACGCGAAAAGGAAATTCCTAATCTTGGTTTGGTACAAATGTTGGATGAAGAGACCAACGAATATATCACCGTAAATACGGGCAGTAAATCGGTAAGGAGAAGTTATACCGATCATTATCTGGATCGTGTCAAATATTTTGAAGAAAGCTTTAAGCTAAGTGGCTCGGGAGTGATTAATACCAGAGTAGACGAAAGTTATGTAAAAAAACTTTTGGGGTATTTTAAAAGAAGAGGCTAAGCATATTAAGATGAAGAAAAATCAATTGTCAGACCCTATATATAAACAACATGCTGTCAAAAAGCGATTATTGGCAATTTTAGTGATTGCTTTCGCTTTTTTTGCAATGCCATTAGTTGCTCAGCAAGCTCAGGTTTCAGCAAAAATAGATACTGCGCAAATTAAAATTGGAGAGCAAATTGCCTATAAAATAAATGTTGAAACCGATTCTACGAATCTTGTTGTTTTTCCTGAAGGAAACACTTTCGCACCTTTAGAAATTGTAGAGTCTTTAGGAACAGATACTACACGAGTTCAAAATAAATATCAGCTTTTTAAAGAATATACACTTACCCAGTTTGATTCGGGTTCGTATACTATTCCGCAGCAAAAAATTATTATCAATAATAAGCCATTCTTAACCGATTCGATGCGTGTTGAGGTTGCCGATGTAGCTGTAGATACTACAAAACAAGAAATGTATCCAATAAAGCCATCGGTAGAGATTCCTAAAAGCTTTAGTGTCCCAAACTGGATTTGGTGGTTGTTATTAGTATTGGTTATTTTAGGTGTTTTAGCATTCTTTTTTATAAAGCGTAGGAGAGAAAAAGCTTTAGAAAATAAGCTACCGCCTTACGAGCAAGCTATGAAAGATTTGGAAGATCTGGATAAAAGCACACTTATCGAGAATCGAGAGGTAAAAGAATATTATTCAAGACTAACTTATGCGATTAGAAGATATTTAGACGAAAAAGTTTATGATGGGGCGATGGAAAGTACAACTACCGAATTGATTGAATACCTTGAAATTCAGCAGAAATCTGGAGTACTTCAGCTACATGGCAAAACCTTAGATAATTTAAAGCAGATTTTACAAAGAGCCGATTTAGCGAAATTTGCCGGTTCTCGTCCAGATGTTATTACTGCAAAGGAAGATCGAAATAAAAGCCGAATGATCATTAATGATGTAAAATCATCGATGCCAGAACCTACTGAAGAAGAGTTGATGCAAGATGAAGAATATCGCCGAAGCAAACTTTCTAAAAGAAGGAAAAAAAGACTGATTTTAGGAATTTCGGGAGGTGTTTTAGTCGTGTTTATCGCATTGGCTGTTTTAATAAGCTCTAAAGGTTTGGATTATGTGGTGGATACCTATTGGGGACACCCAACCAAAGAATTATTGGAAGGTGATTGGATAAGAAGCGAATATGGTACGCCAGCGGTTTATGTTACCACTCCAGATGTTTTGGTAAGAAGAGAAATGGAGCTTAGCGAAGATGCTACCCAATCTTATATAGATGCGCAGATGTTTAGTTTTGGTAGTTTGGTTAGTAATTTTTATACCAGCTTAAGTACCAGAACATTTAGTAAAAAAGACCAATTTGACCTTAAGACCGGGGTAGATGGAGTTTATAAAGAGTTGGAAAATCAGGGCGCACAAAATATCGTGATGAAGCAGGAAGATTTTACAACAGTAAATGGAGCTAACGGAGTGAAAGTCTTTGGTACTTTAGAGATGACAAATCCTGTAAACGATGAAATTCAGCCTAAAAAATATAGCATTCTGAATTTTGCTCAAAACGGAGGTTTCCAACAAATCACGGTGATTTATAATGAAGATGATAGCTATGCTGAAGAAATTTCCGGAAGGATTATTAATTCAGTAGAACTTATAAAATCAACAAATTAATGTTTGCGAATTTCACTTTCGAAAATCCTGAGTTTTTCTGGTTGTTTATTTTACTTCCGGTGGCGATCGGATGGTATTTCTGGAAAAGAAATCTGCAAACCCCGGCGTTACGAATGTCCAGCATTCAGGGATTTAAAGCAAAACCGAGTATTTTAGCTAAATTAAGGCCGGTTCTTTATGTTTTAAGAATTCTTGCTTTAGCGCTATTGATTGTCGCTTTGGCAAGGCCAAGAACAGTAGATGTTTCAACCCGAACCAATAGTACACAGGGGATTGATATTGTAATGGCAATAGATGTTTCTGCCAGTATGCTTGCTAGAGATCTTCAGCCAAATCGCTTGGAGGCTACAAAAACTGTTGGAGAAGAATTTATAAAAGGTCGTCCTTCAGATCGTATTGGTTTGGTATTATATTCGGGAGAAAGTTTTACAAAAACGCCTATCACCAGTGATAAATCTGTAGTATTACGAGCATTAGAAGGGATCGAGTTTAACAATGTGTTACAAGGCGGTACTGCTATAGGATCTGGATTGGCAACTTCTGTAAATCGATTAAAAGATAGTAAGGCAGAAAGTAAAGTAATTATTCTACTTACCGATGGTGTAAATAATTCAGGATTTATAGATCCAAAAGTAGCTAGTGAGTTAGCAAAAGAATTTAATATTAAAGTTTATACTATTGGAGTAGGAAGCAATGGAATGGCGCTAACGCCTATAAGCATATTACCTAATGGTAGATTTCAGTTTGGTAATAGGAAGGTTGAAATCGACGAAGAGCTATTGCAACAAATTGCCGATGAAACCGGCGGTAAATACTTCCGGGCAACCAATAACGAAAAGCTAGAAGATATTTACGAAGAGATCGATCAGTTAGAAAAAACAGAAATTGAAGAATTTAAGTATACCAATTACGACGAGAAATTTAGACCATTTGCTTTACTAGCAGGTGCTTTGTTACTGTTTGAATTGTTATTGAGGTATACCATTTTTAGAAGTTTTATATAAAGCTTGCAATGTTAGTACTTGAAGAAGAAATATATTTTTGGCTTTTACTGGTAATTCCAGTAGTGTTATTGCTTTTTGTTTTCCTTTTATTTTGGAAGCGAAAAGCACGTAAAAGTTTTGCTAGTGATGAGCTTTTGCAAAAATTAGCTCCAAATAAATCGAATTTTAAACCGATTTTAAAAGTTAGTTTACTTTGTTTAGCCTTGGCTTGTTTGACAGTTGCTTTAGTGAATCCAAAAATGGGAACCACTATGGAAACTGTAAAGCGAGAAGGTGTAGATATTGTATTTGCGATCGATGTTTCTAAAAGTATGGATGCTGAAGATATTGCGCCTAGTCGTTTAGAGAAATCTAAACAACTAGTACGACAAATTTTAGGTGGTTTGGGCAGTGACCGTGTAGGGATCATTGCCTATGCTGGCAGCGCTTTTCCGCAGTTACCCATTACGACAGATTATGCTTCAGCAAAAATGTTTCTTCAAGCGCTAAATACCGATATGATAAGCTCTCAGGGAACTGCAATTCGAGATGCAATCGATTTGGCAACAACTTATTATGATGATGATACGCAAACCAATCGCGTGCTATTTATTATAAGTGATGGCGAGGATCACGAAGGTAATGTAGAGTCTATTGCCGATGATGCTTCAGAAGAAGGAATAAGAATTTATACTATTGGAGTAGGGACAGAAAAAGGTGGTCCAATCCCTATTAAAAGAAATGGTGTAGTTCAGAATTATAAAAAAGATCAAAACGGCGAAACAGTTATCACAAAATTGGATCCTAAAACCCTCAAAGAAATTGCATCGCAGGCAAATGGTGAATATATTGAGGGAAATGTAACTGCCAATGTTACTGAAACGGTACAAGATTTGCTAAAAAATATAGAGAAAACTGAATTTGAAGCTAAGCAATTTGCCGATTATCAATCGCATTTTCAATGGTTTTTAGGGCTTTGCTTTCTGTTTTTGTTTTTAGATGTATTCCTTTTAGAAAGGAGTACAGCTTGGATTAAAAAGCTTAATTTATTTAACGAAACAAAAAAGGGTTAATATGAGATGTGCAAAACTAATATTTGGGCCAAACTCGTTTTTCCTATACTTAATGTTTTTTATTTCGTCGACTTTGGTTGCGCAGCAAAGCGATGATATGGAGAAAATGAGAGAAGAAGCAAATAGCTATTTAAATGAAGCTGAAAAAGCTCTAGGTGATAACGATTTTGCAAAAGCTGAAGCTGCGTATAGAAAGGCCATAGCTAAAGATCCTTCTAATACTGCTGCTAAGTATAATATGGGAAATCTATATTATAATCGCGAAAAATCTGGGGAATCTCAATCCAGATTTGTTGAAGCAAATAAGGTTTCTGAAAATAAAGAAGATCGCCACAGGATCAATCATAATCTTGGGAATTCTTTTATGAAGCAGAAAAAATATAAAGAAGCGGTGGAAGCTTACAAAAATGCATTGAGAAATGATCCTACAGATGATGAGACTAGATATAATCTTGCTTTAGCCAAAAAGAAGCTTGAAGAAGAGCAAGAGAAAAATCAGGACAACAAAGATAATCAGGACGATCAGGATAATAAAGATCAAAACGAGGATAAACAGGATCAGGACAAAGATCAGGATAATAAGGGAGACGAAGGGAAGGACAAAGATCAAGAGGGAGATCCAAAAGATCAGGGAGACGATGAAAATAAGGATCCAAAGGATGGAGAAGGTGATAAAGAAAATGAAAAGCCGCAGGATCAAGATCCCAACGAACAAAATAAAGGAGATAAAGATCAACAAGATCAAAAAGGAAATCCTGAAGAGAAAAAACAGCAAAAACCGCAAACTGCGCAGGGTCAGCTTTCTCCCCAGCAGATTAAAAACCTGTTAGAAGCGATGAATAATCAAGAAGAAAAAACGCAGGATAAAATGAATGCTGAAAAAGCTAAAGGAGTAAAAACAAGATCTGATAAGGATTGGTAGTCTCTTAAATTTTTAAAATTGAATTCAGATTAGAATTAAGGTTTACAAATGAAATTAAAGTTAATAATATTAAGTCTGTTTTTATTTATTACCAGCCTTATTTCTGCACAGGTAAAGTTTACCGCAGAAGTTAGTAGGGAGCAGATTGGAGTCAATGAACGCCTGCGTGTAGATTTCAATATGAATAAAGACGGCGATAATTTTACACCGCCATCTTTTACCGGGTTTAAGGTAGTAGGTGGTCCAAACCAACAGGTAAGTAATAGTTGGGTTAACGGAAAAAGTACCTTTTCTAAAACCTACAGTTATTATCTCGAACCAACTTCCAAAGGAAACAAAACTATTGGCCAGGCCGAAGTAACTGTTGCTGGTACAGTATATAAAACGACCCCTGTAAACGTTAATGTTGGTGATGCCGTAGAGCGACCTCAGGATGGCAATAATTCTACTATCGTTCCAGAAGATAATATTCATTTTGTTGCTGAAATTTCAAAAGCAGATCCGTATTTAAATGAAGCGGTAACGGTTGTTTATAAGCTTTATGTAAGTCGGCGTATTAGCGTTAGTAATTACAGAATGTTAGATAATCCATCCTTTACAGATTTTTGGAGTCAGGCGTTGGATAGTAGCAGTATAAGAGTAGAAGAAGGTACTTATCGTGGCGAGCCTTATCGTTATGTAGTTTTATACAAAACATTGCTTTATCCACAGAAAACAGGTAAGCTGGAAATCGAGCCCTTAGCGGTTTCAGTTTCTGTAGACGTGCCCAGCCAACGAAGAAGTATTTTTGGAGGGGTTATATATCAAACTGTTGAAAAACGGGTAACCTCAGCTAGTCGACAAATAGACGTAAAACCGCTCCCTACTGAGGGGAAACCAGCAAATTTCTCTGGTGCCGTTGGTAGTTTCGAATTTGATGTTCAGCCTAGTAAAACCACTTTAGATGCCGGGGAATCTTTAACTGCTTCAGTAAAGGTTAGAGGACGCGGAAATCTAATGCTTTTTGAACTTCCCGATTTGACGGTACCAAGCTCTCTCGAAATTTACGAGCCAGAGCGTAAAGAAAATTTTAGTTCTAATGCTAATGGTACTCAGGGTAGCTTAGCCGAGGATTATACGATCGTTCCTACAAGAAAAGGTAAATATCCGATCCCTGGTTTAAATTTCTCTTATTTTAATCCTCGTACAGAAACCTATAAGTCGATTTCCTCAGAAGATATTGTTATAAATGTAGAAAATGGACCGGTAGGAGCGCCTGTTAATGCAAATGAAAATGGTGACGGGGCAAATGTTGCGAACCCTAATAAACAGGCAGTAACACTTAGCGGAGATCAATTCAGATATATAAAATTAAATGCCGATTTAAATTCAATTAATGCTCCTGTGTTTTTTAGATCTTGGCTGTTTTGGGCGCTTTTAATTTTACCTCTTTTAATTATTCCGATAGTGATTTTATTTGGCAAAAAGCGAGAAGCAAGAGCCAAGGACGTTACCGGTAACAAAATTAGAAAAGCAGATAAGCTAGCAAGGAAATATCTTTCTGAAGCTCGAAAAAATCTGGGGGAACAACAGCAATTTTATATTGCATTAGAAAGAGCTATGCATAATTATTTAAAAGCAAAATTGCATATCCAAACCGGTGAAATGAGTAAGGAAAGAATAAGTGAAATTCTTACAAATAAAGGAGTTGATAATGCAACAACTTCCCAATTTATCGAAATTTTAAAGAGTTGCGAATTTGCGAGATACACACCGGCATCGATGGATACCATGAAACAGGATTATGATAAAGCAGCAAGTGTCATTTCAACTTTAGATAAACAATTGTAATTATGAAAAAGATCCTTTTTATCATATTGGTTTTTTGCACTACAATTGGTTTTGCACAAAATAATTCTCTTTTCGAGGAAGCCAATAAGCAATATGCAGATGGTAATTACCAAAAAGCCATAACTGCGTATGAGAAAATTTTAGATGGAGGACAAGCATCAGTTTCGTTATATTATAATTTGGGAAACGCTCACTATAAGTTAAATCATATAGCGCCCAGTATTTATTATTATGAAAAAGCATTACAATTAAAGCCAAACGATGCTGATGTAAAAAACAACATCCAGTTTGCCAAAAATATGGCGATGGACGATATAGAAAATATAGAACAAACCGGAGTTTCTAAAACCGTAAATAGCTTAATTTCAACTTTTAGTTTTAATACATGGGCAATGATAGCCATCGTGTTTATGATATCTTTTGTGATTCTTTTTTTGTTGTACTATTATGGCAGGAGCGTTTTGCTTAAAAGAGTGTTATTTTCAGCGGCCATAGTTTGTATTATCTGTAGTATAATTTCAGTGATTTTTGCCTTTAATCAACAAAATCTTCAGTTGAATAATAATTATGCTATTGTTTTTAGTGCAGAAGCAGATGTAAGAAGCGAACCTAATTTGAGAGGAGATCCTTCGTTCGTACTTCATGAAGGAACTAAAGCTAAACTCCTAGAAAACTATCAGGAATGGTATAAGATCGAACTTGCTGATGGTAAGCAGGGATGGATCAAAAAAGATAACATCAAAGAATTGTAAGAATATTGCCATTTATTTTTGATTTAAAGCAAAAATTAAGCGCAAAAGGCATATTTTTATAATATGAAAGCACATGCTTATATTTTTTTAATTGTCTTTATAAGCTTTATAAACACATCTTCTATCCTTGCAATAGTTGATGAAGAAGCAAATTATTCCAGTGCTTTCTCGCTGAATGAAGAAGAAAACAATCTAGAAATTAATTACTTCTTTAAATTCACTTCAACCTTCGATGTATATTCCATAGTATCATCTTTTGATGATAAAGAAGGCTTGTTTTTCGATAATTATATGCAGGATTATCATAAGGTTCACATAGATATTACTTCTCCGCCTCCCAGATACTTTTAATAGTTTTTACATTTTATTCAACAATTGATTTTGTAAGATAGAAAGTAACCTCATTTTGGTTATTTAATAGTCTAATATTTTAAATTCGGGTATATGTTTAAATATTTAAATAAGGATTTGCCGGCGAGTTTGGTAGTTTTTTTCGTGGCCTTACCGCTTTGTTTAGGTATAGCCCTTGCCAGTGGTGCGCCAGCCTTTTCAGGATTAATTGCTGGTATAATTGGCGGAGTAATTGTTGGATCGATTAGTGGTTCACAGTTGGGAGTAAGTGGCCCCGCCGCCGGGCTTGCTGTAATCGTTCTTACAGCTATCGCTTCTTTAGGCTTCCAAAGCTTTTTGGTAGCAGTTGTTATTGGTGGAGCAATTCAAATTTTATTGGGAATATTTAAGGCGGGAGTTATTGGTTATTATTTTCCTTCTTCTGTAATTAAAGGAATGTTAGCGGGTATAGGAATTATAATTTTTCTTAAACAAATTCCGCATGCATTTGGATACGATGGAGATTATGAAGGAGATTTTTCATTTTTTCAGCCAGACGGAGAAAATACGTTTTCTGAGTTAATAAATATGTTAGATTACGTTTCCCCTGGTGCTTTAATCGTTACGGCAATTTCACTTGCTATTTTATTGCTTTGGGAAAATGTACTCGCTAAACGGAGTAAAATTTTCACGATTATACCAGGCCCATTAGTAGCTGTGATAGCCGGTGTGATTTATTATATTTTAGCTCAGGGAACATCTATTGGTATTGCTGAAGAACATTTAGTTAAAGTGCCTGTTCCCGAAAGTTTTTCAGATTTTGGAAGTCAGTTTACCTTTCCTCGATTTTCAGCAATTAAAAATCCAGAGGTATGGATTACAGGAGTTACTATTGCGATAGTTGCAAGTCTAGAAACGCTGCTTTGTGTAGAAGCTGCAGATAAGTTAGATCCCCATAAAAGAGTAACTCCAACCAATAGAGAGCTGGTAGCTCAAGGAACAGGAAACATCATTTCAGGATTAATAGGAGGATTGCCTATTACCCAGGTAATTGTAAGAAGTTCTGCCAATGTCCAATCTGGCGCAAGGACAAAAATGTCTGCAATTGTTCATGGATTTTTGTTATTAATTTCTGTAGTAGCTATACCAGTGCTATTAAATATGATTCCGCTAGCAGTGCTTGCCGCCATATTATTTTTAGTAGGATACAAGTTGGCAAAACCCTCATTGTTTAAAAAAATGTACGGTTTAGGAAAAGCACAATTTTTGCCATTTATCGTTACCATAATCGGAATTGTTTTTACCGATCTTTTAATTGGGATTGGTCTAGGGCTGGCAGTAGGCATTGTTACCATTTTATTAAACAGCTATAGAAACTCTCATTTTTTACATAAGAAAGAATTAAATTCAGAAACACATCAATATAAGATGGTATTTGCTGAAGAGGTTACTTTTTTAAATAAAGGCGCTATTAATCGAGAATTACATAGTTTGCCGAAAAATTCTCATCTTGAAATAGACGTAACTAATACAAAATATTTGGATTATGATATTGTAGAAATTCTTGATGAATATTCGGTGCATGCCGCAGATCGAAATATATCTATTACTATTGTAACTGCAAAAGAGGAAGTGGTTAACCCCAAAAGTTATTCAAAATTTTTTACAACCAATGCTAATGCTTAATTTTAGATAAAAATAAATATGGAATTTTATAAACAGATTTTAGAAAATAACAAGGAATGGGTAAGCAATAAGCTAAGCTCGGATCCTGAATTTTTTAAGCGTTTGGAAAACGGTCAGCAGCCTCCGTTACTTTGGATAGGTTGTGCTGATAGTCGTGTACCTGCTAACGAAATTATAGGAACACAGCCGGGAGAGGTTTTTGTTCACCGTAATATAGCCAATATGGTGGTGCATACCGATATGAATATGCTTAGCGTTCTAGATTATGCGGTAAATGCACTAAAAGTGGAGCATATTATAGTTTGTGGACATTATGGTTGTGGTGGAGTAAAAGCAGCCATGGAAAACCAATCTATAGGTTTGATCGATAACTGGATTAGACATATAAAAGATGTTTATAAAATGCACACTAAAGAACTAGAAGCGATTGAAGATGAAAAGGAACGCTGGGATCGTTTTGTTGAGTTAAACGTGATTGAACAGGTTTACGATCTTGCAGAAACATCTATTGTCCAGAATGCCTGGAAAAAGGAGCAAAAAGTGGTGATCCATGGTTGGGCATACGGAGTAGGAACCGGAATAGTGAAAGATTTAAATGTTCACTTCAGCGGGAACGAAAGATTGGATGAGGTCTACAGATTAAATTTCTAATCTTCTATTTAGATTTTATAGAAAAGGGAGCTTATGCTCCTTTTTTTTATTTCTTAATTTTCAGTTGGATTCCAGATTCCTCTTTCCCTAGCTTTCCGTAAAATTGTAGGTAGAATGGTGGGGGCAATTATAGAAACAGGCGGGTAAAGCACAGATCTCTCAACAGTTTCTTTTTCAACAATATCTACTTGATCTTCCGTAGCTTTAAAAAACATGATCGCGACACTGGCCAAAAAAGCTAACTTTAAAAGGCCAAAAGCTCCTCCTAAAATCTTGTTTACCATCCCAAGCGCAGCAAGATTAGCTACTTTAGTAAGAAATCTTCCTGCCATTGTAATTAAAAATAGAATAAGAATAAAGGTGATAGCAAAAGCTAGAAGATTTGTAATGCCTTCTTCCCAATCTACATATTTATCTAGAAAGTCGCTTAAAATATAACTGAAATAAATGGCGCCGTAAATTCCGGCAATAAGTCCTATTAGCGCAGCAATTTCGGCAAATAAGCCTCGAAAAAATCCTCGGATGAGTCCGTATAACAAAACAATTCCCAAGATAATATCAATAGTGTTCATGCGTAATATTTAAAGTATAAGTAAAACTTTTTAAATTTTTGTTACAGTAAGATAAAGATCAGACCTTGTTTTTTACTTTTGAAGGTTACTAGTGATATCAAAATCAAATATAAATAATTTGGTTTCAAAACCTATATTTGCATCATGGCAAGAGACGAAAAATTAAAAGAGCGGTGGGAAAATCTTCAGCAAAAATTAGCAGTTCAATTTGCTGATGGCGAAAATATGGAACTAGACGCGGTTATTTATATTATAGGGGTGCAAGAACTGGGGCAGGTACATCGTCGTTTTAAAAAAGATCAAAAGGTAGACTTGATGCATATTGCTATTTGTAGACTCTTAGAACCTTATGGTTATTACGAGTTTGATTATTTTGATGATGATGGCTGGCCACATTATAAAGTCCTGGAGCAATTACCAAATCTAAAAGCTGGGGAACAAAGTATTTTAATGAAAGAGGCAATTGTAAATTATTTTCTGGAGAAGGATTATATTTCTTAAAACATGAACTTGTTGCTTTTCGCCGATCACCCGAATGATTCGGGGCCAATTTACAGGGAAACTGTGCTGGGAAGATTTCCCGTAGAACCCTTTAATACGCTTAGTAACATATTTTTTATAGCGATTGTAATTTACTTCTCCTATCGCGTTTATAGAAATTATAGAGAACAGTGGTTCTTAAGTTTCGCGCTCCCGGTTTTGTTTATAGGCTGGCTTGGCGGAACCATTTATCATGCTACCAGAAGTCACGAAATATGGCTTTTAATGGATTGGGTGCCTATTGTGATACTATGTTTATCATCCTCACTTTATTTTGCTTCAAAGGCCAGTAATAAAAAGAGACAGGTAGTTGGTTTAATGGTTTTGGTGCTCTTGCTTGTTATTGGTATTAAGTTTATTCCGTTTAAATCGCATGGAGAAAACTATGGATATATTTCCTCTGCGATAGGTGTAATTTTGCCTATTGCAATACATATATGGCAAACAAAATTTAGGCATGCTAAATTTATGGCCTTTGCAGTATTAAGCTTTATTGTAGCGATAAGTTTTAGAGCTTTAGATCGCTATATTCATTTTTCGATGGGAACCCATTGGTTGTGGCACAGTTTCGGTGCTTTCACTGTTTTCTTTTTAATGAAGTATATTTATCTGGATGCCAAAAGATCTAATTTAGAACCCTAATTTCTTAAATTTCCCTTCAGGTTTTATCGGTTTTTAATACAGCTTAAAGACGTAAATTTTTATAAATTTGCCAACTTATAAGAATTGTATCTATGATTGATAAGATTAAGGAACATATTGCTGATGTCAAAGCGTTTAATGCGACGACAAAAGATGAAATAGAAAATTTCAGAATTAAATATTTAGGGAAAAAAGGAATCCTTAATAGTTTTTTTGCTG encodes:
- a CDS encoding DUF58 domain-containing protein, producing MDTKELLKKVRKIEIKTRRLSDHIFGGEYHSTFKGRGMTFSEVRKYQFGDDVRSIDWNVTAKYNEPFVKVFEEERELTMMLVVDVSGSEFFGTQSQFKKEVITEIAATLAFSATQNNDKIGLLMFSDQIEKYIPPKKGKSHVLRIIRELIEFKPKSKKTDIGKGLKYLSNVMKKKAIVFVLSDFMGDDYQQTLKITGNKHDVTGIRVYDQREKEIPNLGLVQMLDEETNEYITVNTGSKSVRRSYTDHYLDRVKYFEESFKLSGSGVINTRVDESYVKKLLGYFKRRG
- a CDS encoding DUF4381 domain-containing protein translates to MKKNQLSDPIYKQHAVKKRLLAILVIAFAFFAMPLVAQQAQVSAKIDTAQIKIGEQIAYKINVETDSTNLVVFPEGNTFAPLEIVESLGTDTTRVQNKYQLFKEYTLTQFDSGSYTIPQQKIIINNKPFLTDSMRVEVADVAVDTTKQEMYPIKPSVEIPKSFSVPNWIWWLLLVLVILGVLAFFFIKRRREKALENKLPPYEQAMKDLEDLDKSTLIENREVKEYYSRLTYAIRRYLDEKVYDGAMESTTTELIEYLEIQQKSGVLQLHGKTLDNLKQILQRADLAKFAGSRPDVITAKEDRNKSRMIINDVKSSMPEPTEEELMQDEEYRRSKLSKRRKKRLILGISGGVLVVFIALAVLISSKGLDYVVDTYWGHPTKELLEGDWIRSEYGTPAVYVTTPDVLVRREMELSEDATQSYIDAQMFSFGSLVSNFYTSLSTRTFSKKDQFDLKTGVDGVYKELENQGAQNIVMKQEDFTTVNGANGVKVFGTLEMTNPVNDEIQPKKYSILNFAQNGGFQQITVIYNEDDSYAEEISGRIINSVELIKSTN
- a CDS encoding vWA domain-containing protein — encoded protein: MFANFTFENPEFFWLFILLPVAIGWYFWKRNLQTPALRMSSIQGFKAKPSILAKLRPVLYVLRILALALLIVALARPRTVDVSTRTNSTQGIDIVMAIDVSASMLARDLQPNRLEATKTVGEEFIKGRPSDRIGLVLYSGESFTKTPITSDKSVVLRALEGIEFNNVLQGGTAIGSGLATSVNRLKDSKAESKVIILLTDGVNNSGFIDPKVASELAKEFNIKVYTIGVGSNGMALTPISILPNGRFQFGNRKVEIDEELLQQIADETGGKYFRATNNEKLEDIYEEIDQLEKTEIEEFKYTNYDEKFRPFALLAGALLLFELLLRYTIFRSFI
- a CDS encoding VWA domain-containing protein: MLVLEEEIYFWLLLVIPVVLLLFVFLLFWKRKARKSFASDELLQKLAPNKSNFKPILKVSLLCLALACLTVALVNPKMGTTMETVKREGVDIVFAIDVSKSMDAEDIAPSRLEKSKQLVRQILGGLGSDRVGIIAYAGSAFPQLPITTDYASAKMFLQALNTDMISSQGTAIRDAIDLATTYYDDDTQTNRVLFIISDGEDHEGNVESIADDASEEGIRIYTIGVGTEKGGPIPIKRNGVVQNYKKDQNGETVITKLDPKTLKEIASQANGEYIEGNVTANVTETVQDLLKNIEKTEFEAKQFADYQSHFQWFLGLCFLFLFLDVFLLERSTAWIKKLNLFNETKKG
- a CDS encoding tetratricopeptide repeat protein, with translation MRCAKLIFGPNSFFLYLMFFISSTLVAQQSDDMEKMREEANSYLNEAEKALGDNDFAKAEAAYRKAIAKDPSNTAAKYNMGNLYYNREKSGESQSRFVEANKVSENKEDRHRINHNLGNSFMKQKKYKEAVEAYKNALRNDPTDDETRYNLALAKKKLEEEQEKNQDNKDNQDDQDNKDQNEDKQDQDKDQDNKGDEGKDKDQEGDPKDQGDDENKDPKDGEGDKENEKPQDQDPNEQNKGDKDQQDQKGNPEEKKQQKPQTAQGQLSPQQIKNLLEAMNNQEEKTQDKMNAEKAKGVKTRSDKDW
- a CDS encoding BatD family protein, yielding MKLKLIILSLFLFITSLISAQVKFTAEVSREQIGVNERLRVDFNMNKDGDNFTPPSFTGFKVVGGPNQQVSNSWVNGKSTFSKTYSYYLEPTSKGNKTIGQAEVTVAGTVYKTTPVNVNVGDAVERPQDGNNSTIVPEDNIHFVAEISKADPYLNEAVTVVYKLYVSRRISVSNYRMLDNPSFTDFWSQALDSSSIRVEEGTYRGEPYRYVVLYKTLLYPQKTGKLEIEPLAVSVSVDVPSQRRSIFGGVIYQTVEKRVTSASRQIDVKPLPTEGKPANFSGAVGSFEFDVQPSKTTLDAGESLTASVKVRGRGNLMLFELPDLTVPSSLEIYEPERKENFSSNANGTQGSLAEDYTIVPTRKGKYPIPGLNFSYFNPRTETYKSISSEDIVINVENGPVGAPVNANENGDGANVANPNKQAVTLSGDQFRYIKLNADLNSINAPVFFRSWLFWALLILPLLIIPIVILFGKKREARAKDVTGNKIRKADKLARKYLSEARKNLGEQQQFYIALERAMHNYLKAKLHIQTGEMSKERISEILTNKGVDNATTSQFIEILKSCEFARYTPASMDTMKQDYDKAASVISTLDKQL
- a CDS encoding SH3 domain-containing protein, whose amino-acid sequence is MKKILFIILVFCTTIGFAQNNSLFEEANKQYADGNYQKAITAYEKILDGGQASVSLYYNLGNAHYKLNHIAPSIYYYEKALQLKPNDADVKNNIQFAKNMAMDDIENIEQTGVSKTVNSLISTFSFNTWAMIAIVFMISFVILFLLYYYGRSVLLKRVLFSAAIVCIICSIISVIFAFNQQNLQLNNNYAIVFSAEADVRSEPNLRGDPSFVLHEGTKAKLLENYQEWYKIELADGKQGWIKKDNIKEL